The sequence below is a genomic window from Thioalkalivibrio sp. ALJ12.
GATGGAGCGGAGCGCCTGGGCGACAAAGTAGGCCTGCTCTTCGAGGGAAAAGCCGATTCGTCCCAGTCGCTCGAGCTGCATATGGGCATAGGAACGGTTGATCCGATAGTCGTTCCGCAAGGTCGCGATGAACTCCGACTCCGCACTCTCGCTCAGGCCGAATTCGCGGGCGAAGACGGTCTGTTCGCTGCTGTTTCCCATTGCCGTCTCGCGCAACTCGCGGATCATGGAGTCGGTGATCGCTTCGCGCTCGATGTCGAACTGCTGATGAATCGCCTGGACGATGATGACCCGCTGCTGGGCGCGAACCACCGAATCCGCCTGTTCACGGGTAAGTTTGTCGACCATCAGGCGGGTCGAGGGCTGGTCCGACTCGATCTTGTTGCGCCATCGGTGGTAGGCCGCCGGCGCGACGGTTTTGCCAATCATGTCGAATCCGAAGAGCAGACCAATGGCCTCGACGGTGAAATACGGCGACAGCACGGAGTGCTTCAGGTCGTGCAGCAGGTATTCCGCCGAGGAGTACAGGTCCAGGTCCAGCTGCTCGGCGCCCGTGGTCACCTCCAGCACGAGGTTTTTCGGCGTGACCACGACCGGGCAGAGGTGATCCTCGCTGCCCTTGCCGAGCGCGATGAAGCTCACTGGTACCCCGAAGAAGCCGGCAATGCCGTAGGTCTGGTAGTCGCCGATGGTCTCGAGTTGACGCCGGACACGTTCGGAGCGCACGTCGATGCAGAACAGCAGCTGCGCGAACGGGCGTTTTTCGCGCGGTGCGGGCGGGTCGAGCCGCAGGCCGGACAGAACGCTGCGGCGGTAGGTCGCCTCCATGGCCTCCAGCCAGACCATACCCTCGTGCCGCTCGAACTCGCCCAGCTGTTCCAGCACGGCGGCAAGCGGTCCGCGCTCGAGCCCGTCAAACAGCGCGGGATTCCCGGCGAGCGACGCCAGGGCGTGAAGCGCGCGGGCCTGGTCGCGACTTTCCGCGTGGCGTTTGGCCGGCAGGTAATGGTCCAGCTGCCGGGCGATCTCGGCCGGCCTGCCACGCGCGATAACGTCTTCGACGATCTCGGCCTGAGTCGGCAGTATTGCCCCGGTGAACAGTTCGTGGCGCAGGTAGGCCTCGCCGGGTCGCTCGGTCAGGAAGGCCTCGAGCGCCTTGCGGTCACCGGGCAACTTGTGCCGACGGCCATGTTCGCGGATCAGCGATAGCGCGAGCACCAGGCGGATAGCCAGGAAATCGATCAGGTCGGCCGGATGTTCGCGTGCCCAGTGGTAGTGGCTTGCCGTCGAGCGCCAGCGGATGAAGCCGGCCCAGCCGTGCAGGCGAGTCAGTTCGTGAACGATCAGATCGGGCCAGGCCTCTTCGGGGATCCCGATCGCGTCCAGGACATGGGCGATGATCGCCTCGGGACTGTCACACTCCGCCAGGATTTTGTGAGTGTGCTGGCCGCGCAGGAACAGGCGCGGATGGTGATGGACGACACTCTTCCACGCGGCGAACAGGCCTTGTTCGCGGCCGGGCATCTGCCATGCCGACTGACCTTCGTCGAAGTAGTCCAGGCAGATCCTGATCAGCTGTTCGTCCAGCGTGGGCCCGATACGTGTGCCGAACACTGAATCGAGCGCCTCGTAGAGCGGCCGCATAGCCGGAAACGCGGCGTGCAGCCGGTCCGCGAGTATCCCGGTATCCGTCGCAGAGGGTGTGTGTTCGCGACCGTTCAGGGCGGCCGCCACGTCGTCGGCATCGGCGAGCGTGCGCGGCGTGATGACCGGATCATGGCATTCGGTCAGCAGCGTGCAGAGCAGGTCGAGCCCGCCGATCGCCCTAAGGGCCGGGTGGCTCTCAAGAGCGGCATCGACGCGCGCCTCGAGGGTGTCACGGTCCACGCGGCCCTCGCGGAACAGTCGCTGGTAGTCGGCTCGGGGCAGGAATCCCCGCCCGTGGAACAGCTCTTCACCGCGCCGGATCGCGTCCGGGAACGGCAAGTTCTCCAGCCCGTGAAGCGGGTTGTGATGGATGAAGGTGCGCATGGGCCAGAAGTTGGGAATCGGCTCGGCCGCCATGTGCACCATCGAGCGGATCTTGAGCTTGCGTCCGAGGGTCAGCTTCACGGGGCACCTCCAGTCCACAGCAGTCCGGATACCACCAGCAATGCCACCAGTCCGGCGAAGGCCCATATCGATGTGGCCGGCAGGTCCTCGGCGATGGCGCCACTGCGCGGCCCGAACACTGTTCCTTGCAGCAGCCGCGCCCCTGCCCAGCTCCACAGCAACCAGGTCAGCAGGACCCCGAGGGCAACCCCGGGCGTGGCACCACCCAGCAGTGTCAGCAGAGCGAAGAAGCCGGGGAACAGTGGCAGGGCCATTGTGCAGAGCGTGGCTACCACGATCATGCCCGACAGGCGGGGGAGATCCCGCGCCAGCCCGCCATGCAGTCCGGTATAGGCGGTCTCCAGTCGTCGAACAAGCGCATCGCGTACCAGGAGCATCAGCAACGGGGCGGCTGTCATCGCGAGGGCGAAGCCGATCACGTCCGTCTCAGCCGGCCGCTGCAAGGCGAACAGCCACACCAGGGGCCAAGTGGAGCTGGCCAGCAAGGCCGCCCAGCGCCCGACGTCGCGGATGGTCAACAGGCGAAAGGCGTACAGGATCGCACTCAGGGTCGCCCAGACGACAAGCACTCCAGCGAATGGTGCGATATCACCCCACAGGATCAGTGCCACGCCGATCTGCGGCCAGGCCACGAAAAGCGCCACCTGCACGTAGGTGTTGCTGATGCGCGCAGCCAGCGCATTGAACGCCAGGCTCATCGGGAACAGTGGCAGGAAGAATGCCGCGACGAGGATCAGCAGAGCGGACATCTCAACCCCACCTCAGCCAGAGATTCAGGCGCCGGGAACCCGCCAGCAGCGAGACCGTCATGCGAGTGTAGAGCTCGGCGACGTAGAACTCGCGGGAGAACAGCGAGTACAGCGTCAGCCAGGTGCGTCCATGTTCCCTGTCGACCCGCTGGCGGCGCACGTGGGTCAGATAGGCGCCCATCCACCCGGCCACCATGACCAGCGCCAGTAGCGCGATCAGCACACCGAAGGTGATCTGGTCGATGCCTGCCGCGGTATAAAGCGCTTCGCGGAACTCGGCATCCGGATACAGGAAGCTCTCGAAGCTGTGCCCGACAAAGCTGTAGCCGACCACGATTACCGCGAATGACAGGACGATCAGGGCCATCATGCGCAAGGGATTGCCGGTATCCAGCCGGTGCGTGGCGAACAGCACCTGGACGCCCGTGATCCAGCCAAAGAACAGGAGCACGATCGCGCCCTGTTTCTGGAAGAAGTCCGGGGCCACCCAGTAGTGTGCGAGCACCAGGATCACCAGCGGCACGATCAGCATCGCAGCCCCGATCAACAGCCATGGCAGTCGGGCCGGGGCCGACTTGCGTTCGACCAGAAAGTCGTAGAGCGGGTCGTTCGGCACGCCGTCGTGCTTGCGCGCGGCGCCAATTACCTTGCCGGCACCCAGGAACAGCGTGCCCTTGAACAGCCCGTGGGCAATCAGGTGGAAGATCGCCAGCGCGAACGCACCCGCACCGGTCTCCATGATCATGAAGCCCATCTGGCCCACGGTGGAATAGCCCAGCGACTTCTTGATGTCGTTCTGCGCGAGCATCAGCATCGAACCGAGTACCGCCGTGAACAGGCCCACGATGAACAGCAGATGCAGGACCTCGCTGCTGTGGACGAATACCGGCGCGAAGCGATTGATGATGATGCCGCCGGCGTTGACGATACCCGCGTGCATCAATGCCGAAACCGGTGTCGGTCCCTCCATGGAATAGGGCAGCCAGGTGTGCAGCGGGAACTGGGCGGATTTGGCAAAGGCCGCCAGCGCCACCAGGAAGGCCACGGTTCCGGCCACCGGCAGGTCCAGGAACGTACGGGCGTCCGGCGCCGCTTCGATCCGGGCGAACAGGGTGGGGAAGTCCAGCGCCCCGTAGGCCTGGAAGAGCACCATCGCGGCCAGTACCAGCGGCAGGTCACCCAGGCGATAGGTAATGAACGTCCAGAACGCGTAGCGCTGCGCGTTAACGGGTTCGGTGTTGTGCGCCAGCAGGAAATAGAGAAAGACGCCGATCAGATGCCAGGCCACCAGCAGGGTGATCAGATCGCCGGCCATGACCATCAGCAGGATCGAGCCGGTCATCAGATCCAGCAACATGAAAAAGCGCGCGTACCCCGGCTCCTCGATCATGTAGCGGATCGAATAGATGTGGACCACCAGGCTGATGCCGGCGACGACCAGCGCCATGATCGCGCTCAGCGGGTCGATCTGCAGACTGCCCCAGCCGCCGGCCATGACCGTCCATTGCGGCCCTGTGTCTCTGGCGATGTAGGCGATCAGCTGGAAAGCGGCCACCAGCACGACGAGCAGGTTGATGCCCACGCTCAGCCGTGCGACCCGTTTGCCGAGTCGGGCACCGAACAGATGGACGAGTAATGCCGAGAGGAAGGGGAGGAGAGGGATCAGCCACTGCGTCTCGATCATTGTCTCGACCTTGGTTGGCGCTGTTGGCTGCCCGTCGGGGTGTTGACTTCGATGTACCGGATAATAGGTAAAGAAATATCCAAAAACACGCCGTCCGGATACAAAACAGGTGGGCCGATTGCAAACTCTGGCCCTTCATCACGGGAGGCGTACGCGGGCCCCGGCGGGCTGTCCTGCGTGAGCCAGTCGCGGACGGGGGCGGCCGCGGCCGGCTGCCGGCTCGGTGCTCCTTTACTGGTGCGGGTTGAAGCCCCTGCGGCGCAACAGGGCCTTCTCGAGCTCCACCAGGGTAAAGAGGATCAGGCCGAACGCGAGGATGCGCAGCCACTCTTGCGGTCCGATGGCGGTGGTGCCGAACAGGAGTTGCAGTGGCGGGGCATAGGTAAAGAGGCTCTGGAGCACGATCAGGATCCCGATTGCGATCAGGGCCGGTCGGCTGGCGACGAGGCTTGCATGGCTGAGAGCGGGCGCCAGAAGAGAGCGGCTGGTAAGCATGAAGAACAGCTGCCCCATGACCAGGGTGTTGATGGCCACCGTACGGGCGAACTCGTGTTCGGCCCCCTGCTGCTCCAGCCACAGGAAGTGGCCAAAGGCACCGGCGACCAGCAGGGTGGACACGAAACTGACGCGCCAGAGCAGGAAGCCGGACAAGATAGGCGTATTGGGCGGGCGAGGAGGGCGTTGCATCACGCCCGGCTCGGTCGGTTCGAAGGCCAGCGCCAGGCCGAGGGTAACCGCACTGACCATGTTGACCCACAGGACCTGCACCGGGGTTAGCGGCAAGGTCAGACCCAGCAAAATGGCAGCGACGATCGTAAAGGCCAGTCCCCCGTTGCTGGGCAGCAGGAACATGATCGCCTTTTTCAGGTTGTCATAGACCGTGCGGCCTTCCTCGACCGCATTGGCGATGGAGACGAAGTTGTCGTCGGCCAGCACCATTGCGGAGGCCTCGCGTGCGGCCTCGGTACCCTTCAGCCCCATGGCCACGCCAACATCGGCGCGTTTGAGTGCAGGGGTGTCGTTTACGCCGTCACCGGTCATTGCCACCACGTCGCCGTGGCTCTGAATCGCGCGAACGAGCCGCAGCTTGTGCTCCGGTGTGGTGCGGGCAAATACGTCGACCCGCTGGACCATCGCCTGGAGGTCATCGTCCGAGGTGTCGTCCAGTTCGTGGCCGACCACGACACCGCCTTCGGTGCTGATGCCCAGTTCGTCGGCGATCGCCCGTGCGGTGACGCCGTGATCGCCGGTGATCATCTTCACGCGGATCCCGGCTCTCTGACAGTGAGCCACCGCTTCGATTGCCTCTTCTCGCGGAGGGTCGATGATTCCGCAGACAGCAACCAGGGTGAGGCCTCCGTTCTCGATGTCGTCGAACTCGAGTTCTCGGCAGTGCCTTTCCATGCGTTTGGTAGCGAGAGCGAGCAGGCGCTGACCGCGGGAGGCGACATCATCCATCCACTGCTGCCAGTGTTCGGTGTCCAGCGGCTCATCCTCATCGTCGGTGCGCTGGTGGCTGCACAGCGCCAGTACGCGTTCCGGCGCGCCCTTGAGGAAGAGGAAGGCGTGCCCCTCATGATCGTGGTGCAGGGTGGCCATGAACTTGTAGGATGATTCGAACGGGATCACGTCGTCGCGCACAAATTCCTTGTTCACGAGCTTCGGCTCCAGCCCGCCCTTCATCGCCGCGGTGATCAGGGCGCCTTCGGTCGGGTCGCCTTCCATGGTCCACTGGTCGCCCTTGAGATAGACCTCGGCGTCGTTGCACAGCAGGATACCGCGCAAGGTCTCGGCCAGCAGGGGATCGGTCTCCGGATCGGCCTCCTGGCCGTCGCGGGTGACCCCGCCGTGCGGCTCGTAGCCCACCCCGCCCAGTTCGTACTCTGCCTGGGTGGTGATGATGCTCTTTACCGTCATCTCGTTACGGGTGAGGGTGCCGGTCTTGTCCGAGCAGATGGTGGTAACCGAGCCCAGGGTCTCGACCGCCGGCAGGCGGCGGATGATCGCGTGACGGGCAGCCATCCGCTGAACCCCGATCGCCAGGGTGATGGTCATGATCGCTGGCAGCCCCTCGGGAATCGCCGCAACGGCAAGGCTGGCTGCAGCGAGAAAGGTCTCTACCAGGTCGTAGTCGCGCACCCAGAAGCCGAATGCAAAGGTGAGTGCCGCCAGCACGCCAATCGCGACTGACAACCAGCGGCCAAACTGGGCGATCTGCTGAAGCAGCGGAGTGGTGACGCTCTCCACTTCGCCAAGCAGGGTGGAGATGCGGCCGATCTCGGTATTGGCGCCCGTGGCCACCACTACGCCGCGCCCCTGGCCGAAGGCGACCAGGGTCCCGGAGTAGGCCATGGACTGACGGTCGCCAAGATCGGCGTCGCTGTCCACGGGGTCGGTCTGTTTGTCGCTGGCGATCGACTCGCCGGTCAGCGTGGCCTCGTCGACCCGCATATTGTGCGCCCCGATCAAGCGCAGATCAGCCGGGACTCGGTCTCCGGCCTGCAGATAGACGATATCGCCGGGGACGAGCTTCTCGGCGGGAATGCTGCGGCGTTGCCCCTCCCGCAGGACTTGCGCCTGGGGCGAGAGCATCCCGCGGATGGCTTCGAGGGCCTTTTCGGCCTTGCCCTCCTGGATGTGGCCGATGGTGGCATTGATCAGCACCACCCCGAGGATTACGCCAGTATCCAGCCAGTGACCAAGGAGCGCTGTGCCAACGGCTGCGGCGATCAGTACGTAGATCAGTATGTTGTGAAACTGCCCCAGAAAGCGCATCAGCGGTCCACGGCGTGGCGGCTGGGGCAGCCGGTTGTACCCGTGTTTTTCCAGCCGCTGGTGGGCGGTTTCGCTATCCAGGCCGTCAGCGTTGGTGCCAAGGGCATCCAGGGTCTGGTCGACGCCCCGGCTGTGCCAGTCGCGGTCTGGTTCGCGATCGCTCATGTGTATCCCTGACGGATGGCGGCTGTACATTGCTTCCGGTTGTCCTAATCATGCGCCGGGAAAGGCGATGTGTCAGGGCTTGTCGATGAACAGGCGCACTAGCGTGTGCCGAAGCATGGCCAAGTTGTATTTGAACAGATCCGCGGAGGGCGCTGAATCGGTGCGCCGAATGCAAATGCTCGACAGGCCGACTGCGGGCACAGACAATGCCGTCATGATCGACTGGTGGGAGGGCCTTGTGCTGGTGGGGGCAGGGGGCGCGCTGGGAGGGCTGGCGCGCTTCTGGCTGTCGCAGTGGATTGATAACCGCACCGGAGGCCGTTTCCCGTGGGGGACGCTGGTCGTGAACGCCTCGGGCGCGCTGCTGATCGGCGTGACGATCGGGCTGGTGGCGGACCCCTCCGGAGCGCGCTGGCTCTGGTTGTTGCTGGTGGTGGGGGTGCTCGGCAGTTTCACCACGGTCTCCTCGTTCAGCCTGCAGACGTTGGGTGTTGCGGAACGCGACGGCTGGCGCCCGGCGATCGCCTACGTCCTGCTCACACTGGGTGGTGGGCTGGCGCTGGTGTATATCGGCCATGCGCTGGGCCGTGTCGCGGGTGGTGCGGCATGACGGGCTACTCGCTGCGCCTGTCCGCGTTCGTCGCCCTGGGGGCCGCGCTGGGCAGCATGGCGCGCTATGGCCTGTCGTGGACCGGGCTGCACCTGATGGGAACCGGGTTTCCCTGGGACACGCTGGCGGTGAATGTGGCCGGCTCCTGGCTGATTGGGCTTTACGCCGTGATCAGTGCCCCGGAGGGTTGCCGGCCCGCCGATCCGGTGAGCCGCCAGTTTGTCCTGGCCGGCTTCTGCGGGGGCTTTACGACGTTTTCGGTGTTCAGCCTGGAGAGCCTGTGGTTGCTGGAGACGGGCGATCCCGGACGTGCGGCGCTGTATGTGTCCGTATCCCTGGTGCTGTGGCTGGCGGGCGTATGGCTGGGTAGCGTGCAGGGGCGTCGCTGGAATGCCGCTGCGTCACGCGGCTGAGGCCGGACGGGCCTGACGGCCCGGCCATGGACGGGGCGCGGCCGCGACCGTAGACTTCCCGGTCGTTTGTGAACGGATTACCGACATGCTGGATATTCGCAGTCTGCGCCAGGACCTGGACGCGACCGTGGCGGCCCTGGCCAGCCGCGGCTTCGAGCTCGACCGCGAGCGCTTCGAGACGCTGGAAGCGCGGCGCAAGGACCTTCAGGTTCGTACCCAGG
It includes:
- the crcB gene encoding fluoride efflux transporter CrcB; the encoded protein is MTGYSLRLSAFVALGAALGSMARYGLSWTGLHLMGTGFPWDTLAVNVAGSWLIGLYAVISAPEGCRPADPVSRQFVLAGFCGGFTTFSVFSLESLWLLETGDPGRAALYVSVSLVLWLAGVWLGSVQGRRWNAAASRG
- a CDS encoding CrcB family protein, giving the protein MLDRPTAGTDNAVMIDWWEGLVLVGAGGALGGLARFWLSQWIDNRTGGRFPWGTLVVNASGALLIGVTIGLVADPSGARWLWLLLVVGVLGSFTTVSSFSLQTLGVAERDGWRPAIAYVLLTLGGGLALVYIGHALGRVAGGAA
- a CDS encoding NADH-quinone oxidoreductase subunit L gives rise to the protein MIETQWLIPLLPFLSALLVHLFGARLGKRVARLSVGINLLVVLVAAFQLIAYIARDTGPQWTVMAGGWGSLQIDPLSAIMALVVAGISLVVHIYSIRYMIEEPGYARFFMLLDLMTGSILLMVMAGDLITLLVAWHLIGVFLYFLLAHNTEPVNAQRYAFWTFITYRLGDLPLVLAAMVLFQAYGALDFPTLFARIEAAPDARTFLDLPVAGTVAFLVALAAFAKSAQFPLHTWLPYSMEGPTPVSALMHAGIVNAGGIIINRFAPVFVHSSEVLHLLFIVGLFTAVLGSMLMLAQNDIKKSLGYSTVGQMGFMIMETGAGAFALAIFHLIAHGLFKGTLFLGAGKVIGAARKHDGVPNDPLYDFLVERKSAPARLPWLLIGAAMLIVPLVILVLAHYWVAPDFFQKQGAIVLLFFGWITGVQVLFATHRLDTGNPLRMMALIVLSFAVIVVGYSFVGHSFESFLYPDAEFREALYTAAGIDQITFGVLIALLALVMVAGWMGAYLTHVRRQRVDREHGRTWLTLYSLFSREFYVAELYTRMTVSLLAGSRRLNLWLRWG
- a CDS encoding cation-transporting P-type ATPase, whose translation is MSDREPDRDWHSRGVDQTLDALGTNADGLDSETAHQRLEKHGYNRLPQPPRRGPLMRFLGQFHNILIYVLIAAAVGTALLGHWLDTGVILGVVLINATIGHIQEGKAEKALEAIRGMLSPQAQVLREGQRRSIPAEKLVPGDIVYLQAGDRVPADLRLIGAHNMRVDEATLTGESIASDKQTDPVDSDADLGDRQSMAYSGTLVAFGQGRGVVVATGANTEIGRISTLLGEVESVTTPLLQQIAQFGRWLSVAIGVLAALTFAFGFWVRDYDLVETFLAAASLAVAAIPEGLPAIMTITLAIGVQRMAARHAIIRRLPAVETLGSVTTICSDKTGTLTRNEMTVKSIITTQAEYELGGVGYEPHGGVTRDGQEADPETDPLLAETLRGILLCNDAEVYLKGDQWTMEGDPTEGALITAAMKGGLEPKLVNKEFVRDDVIPFESSYKFMATLHHDHEGHAFLFLKGAPERVLALCSHQRTDDEDEPLDTEHWQQWMDDVASRGQRLLALATKRMERHCRELEFDDIENGGLTLVAVCGIIDPPREEAIEAVAHCQRAGIRVKMITGDHGVTARAIADELGISTEGGVVVGHELDDTSDDDLQAMVQRVDVFARTTPEHKLRLVRAIQSHGDVVAMTGDGVNDTPALKRADVGVAMGLKGTEAAREASAMVLADDNFVSIANAVEEGRTVYDNLKKAIMFLLPSNGGLAFTIVAAILLGLTLPLTPVQVLWVNMVSAVTLGLALAFEPTEPGVMQRPPRPPNTPILSGFLLWRVSFVSTLLVAGAFGHFLWLEQQGAEHEFARTVAINTLVMGQLFFMLTSRSLLAPALSHASLVASRPALIAIGILIVLQSLFTYAPPLQLLFGTTAIGPQEWLRILAFGLILFTLVELEKALLRRRGFNPHQ
- a CDS encoding DUF2309 domain-containing protein translates to MKLTLGRKLKIRSMVHMAAEPIPNFWPMRTFIHHNPLHGLENLPFPDAIRRGEELFHGRGFLPRADYQRLFREGRVDRDTLEARVDAALESHPALRAIGGLDLLCTLLTECHDPVITPRTLADADDVAAALNGREHTPSATDTGILADRLHAAFPAMRPLYEALDSVFGTRIGPTLDEQLIRICLDYFDEGQSAWQMPGREQGLFAAWKSVVHHHPRLFLRGQHTHKILAECDSPEAIIAHVLDAIGIPEEAWPDLIVHELTRLHGWAGFIRWRSTASHYHWAREHPADLIDFLAIRLVLALSLIREHGRRHKLPGDRKALEAFLTERPGEAYLRHELFTGAILPTQAEIVEDVIARGRPAEIARQLDHYLPAKRHAESRDQARALHALASLAGNPALFDGLERGPLAAVLEQLGEFERHEGMVWLEAMEATYRRSVLSGLRLDPPAPREKRPFAQLLFCIDVRSERVRRQLETIGDYQTYGIAGFFGVPVSFIALGKGSEDHLCPVVVTPKNLVLEVTTGAEQLDLDLYSSAEYLLHDLKHSVLSPYFTVEAIGLLFGFDMIGKTVAPAAYHRWRNKIESDQPSTRLMVDKLTREQADSVVRAQQRVIIVQAIHQQFDIEREAITDSMIRELRETAMGNSSEQTVFAREFGLSESAESEFIATLRNDYRINRSYAHMQLERLGRIGFSLEEQAYFVAQALRSIGLTEQFSRFIILTGHGSQSDNNPYESALDCGACGGSHGIVSARVLAHMGNKPEVRRRLRTQGIDIPDDAWFLPAMHNTTSDEIRLHDLDLLPASHLVYLERLRNGLRAATRRTARERLQTLEPDLEDAPDTITAARQARRNTVDWAQVRPEWGLARNAGFIIGRRHLTAASDLQGRTFLHSYDYRVDPKGRLLESILTGPLIVAQWINMEHYFSAVDNERYGSGSKAYHNVACRVGVMTGNLSDLRTGLPAQTVLYDGLPYHDPIRLLALIEAPLSHARRAIENVPKVRSLIANGWVLCVILDPETDRLYRFVDGDWREEPPPRSTQDAADRPAVEENRA